The following DNA comes from Acetomicrobium sp. S15 = DSM 107314.
TGGCGCGGCGGAACGAGACCCTTCTTTCTATCGCTGAAGCCACTCCCTCGGCCACGATTTGGGCTTCTATGTCAGGGGATTTTATCTCTTGAATGTTTATCATCACCCTGCAGTTCGTCATGCCGTGCAATTCTTCTCTGACATTCTGGATCTCCGTGCCACCTTTGCCGATGACGATACCAGGGCGCGCTGTCCAAACCGTGAACCTAATGACGTTGCCTATGCGCTCTATTTCGACCCTGGAAATCCCGGCGCGAGACCACCTGTTTCTAATCCACTCCCGCAACTTGATGTCGCTGTGGAGGTTTTTGGCATAAGACTTTCCCTCGCTGTACCAGCGCGACTCCCAATCGCGCACGACGCCTACCCTATATGCAACGGGATGTACCTTCTGGCCCACCTTCACACCTCCCTTTAGCGTTCAGACACCACTATAGTGATATGACTGGTTCTATGGCGATATGGGTGAGCCCGTCCCATAGAAACCGCTCGCCATCGACGCATACTGCTCCCCTGATCCGCAAAGGCCTTCTTCACTACGAGTTTGTCCACGTCGAGGCCGTGATTGTACTCCGCATTCGCCACGGCGCTGCGCAGAACTTTCTCTACGATGCGCGCTGTCTTCTTGGGGGTGTAGCGCAAGGCCATCATCGCTTCTCCCACGTCCTTGCCTCTTATCAAAGTAAGCGTCTGCCGTACTTTAAAGGGGGAAACCCTAACTCCCTTAGCTATTGCTTTTGCCTCCATAAGATCCTCCCCTTTTTATCTCACCCGAGTAGCGCGTTCTTGGCCGGCATGACCACCGAAGCGGCGAGTGGGAGAGAACTCTCCCAGTTTGTGCCCCACCATATGCTCGGTTATGTATATCGGCAAGTGAGTTTTTCCGTTGTGTATGGCTATAGTGTGTCCTATCATGCTCGGCACTACAGTAGACCGCCTCGACCAGGTCTTTATAACCCTCTTCTTGCCGGTCTCGTTCATCTCTTCTATCTTGCGCAAAAGCTTCGGGTCCACGTAGGGCCCCTTTTTCCTGGAACGAGCCATCGTCAATCCTCCTATTTCTCGTATCTACGGCGCACGATCATCTTGTCCGAAGCTTTATCCTTGCGGGTTCTATACCCCTTGGCAGGGGTGCCCCACGGAGAAACCGGATGCTTGTTGGATTTACTTCGCCCCTCGCCGCCTCCCATAGGATGATCGACGGGGTTCATTACCATGGCTCTAACTCTGGGCCGCCTTCCCAACCAGCGCTTGCGACCAGCCTTGCCATGAACTGCATTCTCGTGAGTTTCATTTCCTACCTGGCCCACTGTAGCCATACACTCGAGCAACACCTTCCGCAGTTCGCCGCTCGGCATGCGGAGGAGGGCGTATTTACCCTCTTTGGCCATCAGCTGAGC
Coding sequences within:
- the rpsC gene encoding 30S ribosomal protein S3, which encodes MGQKVHPVAYRVGVVRDWESRWYSEGKSYAKNLHSDIKLREWIRNRWSRAGISRVEIERIGNVIRFTVWTARPGIVIGKGGTEIQNVREELHGMTNCRVMINIQEIKSPDIEAQIVAEGVASAIERRVSFRRAMKQAIFRAMKAGAKGVKIQCSGRLGGAEIARKEWYLEGQLPLSTIRADIDYGFATARTIAGAIGIKVWIYKGDASLERASLVGSQEGDKTDAHAQAS
- the rplV gene encoding 50S ribosomal protein L22; this translates as MEAKAIAKGVRVSPFKVRQTLTLIRGKDVGEAMMALRYTPKKTARIVEKVLRSAVANAEYNHGLDVDKLVVKKAFADQGSSMRRWRAVSMGRAHPYRHRTSHITIVVSER
- the rpsS gene encoding 30S ribosomal protein S19, which encodes MARSRKKGPYVDPKLLRKIEEMNETGKKRVIKTWSRRSTVVPSMIGHTIAIHNGKTHLPIYITEHMVGHKLGEFSPTRRFGGHAGQERATRVR